In Gammaproteobacteria bacterium (ex Lamellibrachia satsuma), a single genomic region encodes these proteins:
- a CDS encoding adenosylhomocysteinase, whose amino-acid sequence MNAEFTDYKVADISLADFGRKEMAIAETEMPGLMALREKYGEEKPLAGARITGSLHMTIQTAVLIETLVALGAQVRWCSCNIFSTQDHAAAAIAAGGIPVYAWKGETLEEYWWCTEQVINWPGDQQPNMILDDGGDATLLVHKGVEYSDAGAVPEPKDDDPEEWQIILGVLKRSLAEDNKRYHRMADSIKGVTEETTTGVHRLYEMFNEGKLLFPAMNVNDSVTKSKFDNLYGCRESLVDGIKRATDVMVAGKVALVCGYGDVGKGSAQSLRGLGANVWITEIDPICALQAAMEGYRVVTIEDALPVADIYVTTTGNKDIITYEHMAGMKDQAIVCNIGHFDNEIQVEKLKQHEWVNVKPQVDQIIFPDGHRITLLAEGRLVNLGCATGHPSFVMSNSFTNQVLAQIEFFTKTEDYPVGVYILPKRLDEEVARLHLEKIGVRLTTLSQEQADYIGVPVDGPYKADHYRY is encoded by the coding sequence ATGAACGCCGAATTTACTGACTACAAGGTAGCCGACATCTCTCTTGCCGACTTTGGTCGCAAGGAGATGGCTATCGCTGAAACTGAGATGCCTGGCCTGATGGCCCTGCGCGAAAAGTATGGCGAGGAGAAACCCCTTGCCGGCGCACGCATCACCGGCTCCCTGCACATGACCATCCAGACCGCCGTGCTGATCGAAACCCTGGTCGCCCTGGGCGCTCAGGTTCGCTGGTGCTCCTGCAACATCTTCTCCACCCAGGACCATGCCGCCGCCGCCATCGCCGCAGGCGGCATCCCGGTCTACGCCTGGAAAGGCGAAACCCTGGAGGAGTACTGGTGGTGCACCGAGCAGGTAATCAACTGGCCCGGCGACCAGCAGCCCAACATGATCCTGGACGATGGCGGCGACGCCACCCTGCTGGTTCACAAAGGCGTTGAATACAGCGACGCGGGTGCCGTACCGGAGCCAAAAGATGACGACCCGGAGGAGTGGCAGATCATCCTCGGTGTACTCAAACGCAGTTTGGCGGAAGACAACAAGCGCTATCACAGGATGGCCGATTCCATCAAAGGCGTTACCGAAGAGACCACCACTGGTGTTCATCGCCTCTACGAGATGTTCAATGAGGGCAAGCTGCTCTTCCCCGCTATGAACGTCAACGATTCGGTTACCAAGTCCAAGTTTGACAACCTTTACGGCTGCCGCGAATCCCTGGTGGACGGTATCAAGCGCGCCACCGACGTGATGGTGGCAGGCAAGGTCGCCCTGGTCTGCGGATACGGAGATGTCGGCAAGGGTTCTGCCCAGTCCCTGCGTGGTTTGGGTGCCAATGTCTGGATCACCGAAATAGACCCGATCTGTGCCCTACAGGCAGCGATGGAAGGCTATCGCGTCGTTACCATCGAAGATGCACTGCCGGTTGCTGACATCTATGTCACCACCACCGGCAACAAGGACATCATCACCTACGAGCACATGGCCGGCATGAAAGATCAGGCCATCGTCTGCAACATTGGGCACTTCGACAACGAGATCCAGGTGGAGAAGCTCAAGCAGCATGAGTGGGTGAATGTGAAACCCCAGGTCGACCAGATCATCTTCCCCGATGGCCACCGCATCACACTGCTGGCCGAGGGCCGCCTGGTTAACCTGGGCTGCGCCACTGGCCACCCGAGTTTCGTTATGTCCAACTCCTTTACCAACCAGGTGCTGGCACAGATCGAGTTTTTCACCAAGACTGAGGACTACCCGGTGGGTGTCTACATTCTGCCGAAGAGACTGGATGAAGAGGTTGCCCGACTGCATCTTGAAAAGATCGGGGTCAGGTTGACCACCCTGTCACAGGAACAGGCCGATTACATCGGCGTACCGGTGGATGGACCCTACAAAGCTGATCACTATCGCTATTAA
- the metF gene encoding methylenetetrahydrofolate reductase [NAD(P)H], with protein sequence MTTNRSFSFELFPPKTEKGFENLKTAVNQLNALNPEFFSVTYGAGGSTQDRTFASVDWLREQQIETAPHLSCIGSSREEILQILDRYHEQKIQRLVALRGDLPSGAGLGSLGELNYANELVEMIKERYGDHFYIEVAAYPEFHPQANSAKADLKNFKRKVEAGADGAITQYFYNPDAYFCFVEECSDMGIDIPIVPGIMPITNYVQLARFSDACGAEIPRWVRRRLESLGDDLEGIRAFGAEVVTELCRRLLDGGAPGLHFYTMNQATPTLKIWNNLGL encoded by the coding sequence ATGACAACGAATCGATCCTTCAGTTTCGAGCTCTTCCCCCCCAAAACGGAGAAGGGATTCGAAAATCTGAAGACTGCCGTCAACCAGCTCAATGCACTGAATCCCGAGTTCTTTTCGGTCACCTACGGCGCCGGCGGCTCGACCCAGGATCGCACCTTTGCCAGTGTCGACTGGCTGCGAGAACAGCAGATCGAAACCGCGCCCCATCTCTCCTGCATCGGCTCCAGCCGTGAAGAGATTTTGCAGATACTCGATCGCTACCATGAGCAGAAGATTCAGCGGCTTGTGGCGCTCCGGGGAGACCTGCCCTCAGGAGCCGGACTCGGCAGCCTGGGCGAACTCAACTATGCCAATGAACTGGTTGAAATGATCAAAGAGAGGTATGGCGATCATTTCTACATCGAAGTGGCTGCCTATCCTGAGTTTCACCCACAGGCGAACAGCGCAAAGGCCGATTTGAAAAACTTCAAGCGCAAAGTAGAAGCCGGTGCGGACGGCGCAATAACCCAATATTTCTATAACCCGGACGCCTATTTCTGCTTCGTGGAAGAGTGCAGCGACATGGGTATAGACATCCCAATCGTGCCTGGCATCATGCCGATCACCAACTACGTCCAATTGGCGAGATTTTCAGATGCCTGCGGCGCGGAGATCCCCCGCTGGGTACGCAGACGCCTGGAAAGTTTGGGAGACGACCTGGAGGGCATCCGGGCATTCGGCGCTGAGGTGGTAACTGAACTCTGCAGGCGACTGCTGGATGGCGGTGCACCGGGTCTTCATTTCTACACCATGAACCAGGCGACACCTACGCTGAAAATCTGGAATAATCTTGGGCTGTGA
- a CDS encoding Na/Pi cotransporter family protein produces the protein MIRKIVLPTILFMLAYGFWISPNFKEIAAGVSIFLFGMLFLEEGFKAFTGGLLERLLRKTTDGTWKAISFGVVSTTIMQSSSLVSVITISFLGAGLIGLAAGIGIIFGANLGTTTGAWLIAGFGLKVKISAYAMPMLVFGIILVFQKSKNLKGFGYILAGLGFLFLGIHHMKEGFEAFRDTIDLTAFAVAGYPGILLFTLIGVFATVVMQSSHATLVIIITALAAQQITYENALALAIGANIGTTITAILGSMSSNVQGKRLAGAHLIFNMVTAIIAIIFLYQIADGVDWVSSAVGIAADDYTLKLAVFHSIFNIIGILAMLPFINTLVNFLMQRMPEKVLSVAEPKYLNDSVIELPDTAIEAVRKETLHLYDNAFAILAHGLSLHRHDILSDKDLDDVAAESTKVMPIDIDAEYEQNVKGLYSEIVNFISRAQSTMEPEQADELFALRAAGRDIVEAIKDTKHMHKNLSQYIVSDNDHIRAEYNRIRSYLGSVLRRLGVVQQEGDDPTSVLSLDIMKVEMEENDTTVNGTLESLIREESITPHMATSLMNDATYAYDVTKNLVQMGEVLFATGMQSMKDAERLIALDDDDIAEVLERENNPL, from the coding sequence ATGATCCGGAAAATCGTCCTACCTACCATTCTGTTCATGCTTGCGTATGGATTCTGGATCAGCCCCAATTTCAAAGAGATTGCCGCCGGTGTCTCTATTTTCCTGTTCGGCATGCTTTTCCTTGAAGAGGGTTTCAAGGCGTTCACAGGCGGGCTGCTGGAACGCCTGCTTCGCAAAACCACTGACGGCACCTGGAAGGCAATCAGTTTTGGTGTCGTCAGCACCACGATCATGCAATCCAGTTCGCTGGTATCGGTCATCACCATCTCCTTCCTGGGTGCTGGACTGATCGGTCTGGCGGCTGGTATCGGTATCATCTTCGGCGCCAACCTGGGCACCACAACAGGTGCCTGGCTGATTGCCGGGTTTGGCCTAAAGGTAAAGATCTCCGCCTATGCAATGCCGATGCTGGTGTTCGGCATTATTTTGGTATTCCAGAAATCTAAGAATCTGAAAGGGTTCGGTTATATCCTGGCCGGACTCGGGTTCCTCTTCCTCGGTATCCATCATATGAAGGAGGGTTTCGAGGCCTTCCGTGACACCATTGATCTGACGGCATTTGCGGTGGCGGGTTACCCCGGTATCCTCCTGTTCACCCTTATCGGCGTCTTTGCCACGGTGGTGATGCAATCAAGCCACGCCACCCTGGTTATCATTATCACCGCGTTGGCAGCGCAACAGATCACCTACGAGAACGCCCTCGCGCTGGCGATCGGCGCCAATATCGGTACGACAATAACAGCGATCCTCGGTTCCATGAGTTCGAACGTGCAGGGCAAGCGTCTGGCTGGCGCCCATCTCATTTTCAATATGGTGACTGCGATCATTGCGATCATCTTCCTCTACCAGATTGCGGACGGGGTGGATTGGGTCAGTAGTGCCGTTGGTATTGCGGCGGATGACTACACCCTGAAACTTGCGGTGTTTCACTCAATTTTCAATATTATCGGGATTTTGGCAATGCTTCCGTTCATCAATACTCTGGTGAATTTCCTGATGCAGCGGATGCCTGAGAAGGTGCTCTCTGTGGCGGAGCCCAAGTATTTGAACGATTCGGTTATCGAGTTGCCTGACACTGCCATCGAAGCGGTGCGGAAAGAGACACTGCATCTCTATGATAATGCCTTTGCGATTCTTGCCCATGGACTCAGTCTGCATCGGCACGACATACTTTCGGACAAAGACCTGGATGACGTGGCTGCCGAATCCACCAAAGTCATGCCGATCGATATAGATGCCGAATACGAGCAGAACGTCAAAGGTCTCTACAGCGAAATAGTCAATTTCATCAGCCGCGCACAGTCAACCATGGAACCGGAGCAGGCGGACGAACTTTTTGCCCTGCGTGCCGCCGGACGTGATATTGTCGAGGCGATTAAAGATACCAAGCACATGCATAAGAACCTGTCCCAGTACATCGTCTCGGACAACGATCATATCCGTGCTGAATACAACAGGATCCGTAGCTACCTGGGTTCAGTGTTGCGCCGCTTGGGTGTGGTGCAACAGGAGGGGGACGACCCGACCAGTGTCCTCTCACTCGACATCATGAAGGTGGAGATGGAAGAGAACGATACGACGGTGAACGGTACGCTTGAATCCCTTATTCGCGAGGAGAGCATTACGCCGCATATGGCCACCTCCTTGATGAATGATGCTACCTACGCTTATGATGTGACCAAGAACCTGGTGCAGATGGGGGAGGTCCTTTTTGCCACGGGTATGCAGTCGATGAAAGACGCAGAACGTTTAATTGCCCTGGATGACGACGACATCGCTGAAGTACTGGAACGGGAAAATAACCCGCTGTAG
- a CDS encoding metallophosphoesterase — translation MATQSSKQQKGLMKRLKESFSGLAQCKELDLKKAYLLEDKKVRLQMENYPVQLNVGPDGKTLHIYPERPMNHSQKGFQTGRYIMFDPKSYYKGVSGFLPINEGKKIILGKGNAAQKDLLNLPQNIAERHLSIVNDNGSLVFKNLDAKHHACISPLLKDKQLHRIKKWRLAKLKRLRSIFGGPVKMLPADDALSMIRRVNKVMEKEAYREEDDSGQPGGVVELPSGTTPILLGDLHTKADNLLVILSQSGFLKELKKGNAALVILGDAVHCEDAGKLERMESSILIMDLIFKLKLRFPRQVFYLRGNHDSFSEEIGKQGVPQGMLWEKALVKIRGKAYRNEMARFYEQLPYIAYSKNFIACHAGPPTRSTSRQELVNIRQHPKLIREVTQNRIRRPNSPSGYFRREVKKFRKYFDLAPDTPVIVGHTPMTSDDTLWENVGDIDNHYVIYASNDQWVGVMAQVGSRVYPFHYPVEHLIPLINAIEN, via the coding sequence ATGGCTACACAAAGTTCCAAGCAGCAAAAGGGATTGATGAAACGGCTTAAGGAGAGTTTTTCCGGGCTGGCGCAATGCAAAGAACTGGATCTCAAGAAGGCTTACCTCCTGGAAGACAAAAAGGTTCGCCTGCAGATGGAGAATTATCCGGTACAGCTCAATGTCGGCCCCGACGGAAAGACCCTGCATATCTATCCGGAACGGCCGATGAATCACTCGCAGAAGGGGTTTCAGACGGGACGCTATATCATGTTTGACCCCAAGAGCTATTACAAGGGAGTGTCCGGTTTTCTCCCAATCAATGAGGGTAAGAAAATTATCCTGGGAAAAGGCAATGCAGCGCAAAAGGACCTGCTCAACCTTCCGCAGAATATTGCGGAGCGCCATCTCAGCATCGTCAATGATAATGGCAGTTTGGTATTCAAGAATTTAGATGCGAAGCATCACGCATGTATTTCACCCCTGTTGAAGGATAAACAGCTCCACCGCATCAAGAAATGGAGGCTGGCCAAGCTAAAACGGCTCCGTTCCATTTTCGGTGGCCCTGTCAAAATGCTGCCTGCTGATGATGCACTGTCGATGATACGGCGTGTCAACAAGGTGATGGAGAAGGAGGCATACCGGGAAGAGGATGACAGTGGGCAACCTGGGGGTGTGGTGGAGCTCCCCTCTGGAACGACACCGATTCTTCTCGGGGATCTGCATACCAAGGCGGATAATCTGCTGGTAATTTTGAGTCAGAGTGGTTTTCTCAAGGAGCTGAAGAAAGGCAATGCCGCTTTGGTGATTCTGGGTGATGCTGTGCATTGTGAAGACGCCGGGAAACTTGAGCGGATGGAGAGCTCAATACTGATTATGGATCTGATCTTCAAATTGAAGCTGCGTTTTCCACGGCAGGTGTTCTATTTGCGGGGCAATCACGACAGTTTTTCTGAGGAGATCGGAAAGCAGGGTGTGCCGCAGGGGATGCTGTGGGAAAAGGCGTTGGTAAAGATCAGGGGCAAGGCGTACAGGAACGAGATGGCACGGTTCTATGAGCAGCTTCCCTATATCGCCTATTCAAAGAATTTCATCGCCTGCCATGCCGGGCCGCCTACCCGTTCCACCTCGCGTCAAGAATTGGTCAACATTCGCCAACATCCGAAATTGATCCGGGAAGTGACCCAAAATCGCATTCGGCGCCCCAACTCCCCCTCCGGGTATTTTAGAAGGGAAGTGAAAAAATTCCGCAAATATTTCGATCTGGCTCCAGATACCCCGGTCATTGTCGGTCATACGCCGATGACCAGTGATGACACCCTTTGGGAAAATGTGGGTGACATCGATAATCACTATGTGATCTATGCCAGTAATGACCAATGGGTCGGTGTTATGGCACAGGTGGGTAGCCGGGTTTATCCGTTTCACTACCCCGTCGAGCATTTGATTCCGCTGATCAACGCGATCGAAAACTGA
- a CDS encoding serine/threonine protein phosphatase has protein sequence MTITMPFETAPLDDVQIIKGVTFPGHITFRQLLITGPPGAGKSSLIRKLGGWSEEGYIDLTLNKWWAAQSLSLRPREIHLGFPFVGFEPSLALFDKEWLEADARPVIDLERIRLPPEKRFFFSVNWRWRYVFEFLLPPAPLLLERRLERSKRGTHHVDVGLELKTIESQIQVYRHAALYLHQSGLNVYLREDTDDVPLQIIYPEQ, from the coding sequence ATGACGATAACGATGCCGTTTGAAACTGCTCCGCTTGACGATGTACAGATCATAAAGGGCGTTACCTTCCCCGGGCATATCACTTTTCGACAGTTGTTGATCACCGGACCGCCCGGTGCAGGAAAGAGCAGCCTGATTCGTAAGCTCGGCGGCTGGTCGGAAGAGGGTTATATCGATCTGACGCTGAACAAGTGGTGGGCGGCGCAAAGTCTCTCCCTGCGCCCGCGCGAGATTCATCTTGGTTTTCCCTTCGTTGGCTTTGAGCCGTCACTGGCCCTCTTCGACAAAGAGTGGTTGGAAGCTGATGCCAGGCCGGTGATCGATCTTGAGCGGATAAGACTACCGCCGGAAAAACGCTTTTTTTTCTCCGTCAACTGGCGTTGGCGTTATGTGTTTGAGTTCCTGTTGCCTCCTGCACCCCTCTTGTTGGAGCGTCGGCTGGAGAGGAGCAAGCGGGGTACGCATCATGTGGATGTGGGCCTCGAACTGAAGACCATAGAATCGCAGATTCAGGTATACCGGCACGCAGCCCTCTATTTGCACCAGAGTGGTCTCAATGTCTATCTGAGAGAAGATACCGACGACGTTCCCCTGCAAATCATTTACCCTGAGCAATAA
- a CDS encoding inorganic phosphate transporter produces the protein MEIISEWGFLFIGMAVVFGLYMSWGIGANDVANAMGMPVGSGAITVKQAIIIAAIFEFAGAFIAGGTVTKTIRKGIIDPSSISGSPELLVYGMLAALLAAGIWLMIASTRGWPVSTTHSIVGAIVGFAVAGIGVDAVNWGKIGSIVASWLVSPLIGGVIALLLMLSIRKLILNTENPFDKAKTWGPVYIFLVGWIVSLVTMFKGLKHLKLEFTAVESFVAATIFGIFVAIIGKVLINRIQVDESADKDYHYASVEKAFTPMMIFTACAMAFAHGSNDVANGIGPMAAVVSVVQNTGDIGQKAGLPLWILVLGGVGIVLGLATMGYKVMQTIGTKITELTPTRGYCATLAAATTVVLASKTGLPVSTTQIAVGAVMGVGLARGVGAIDLRVVGNIVLSWFITLPAGGILAAAFFFLFKGIFS, from the coding sequence ATGGAAATTATCTCCGAATGGGGTTTTTTGTTTATCGGTATGGCCGTCGTCTTCGGTCTTTATATGAGTTGGGGCATTGGCGCCAATGATGTCGCCAATGCCATGGGTATGCCGGTAGGCTCCGGGGCCATCACGGTCAAACAGGCTATTATCATCGCCGCTATCTTCGAGTTTGCGGGGGCCTTCATCGCGGGTGGTACTGTGACCAAAACCATCCGCAAAGGCATCATCGATCCCAGCAGTATCAGTGGCTCGCCTGAACTGTTGGTGTACGGAATGTTGGCAGCGCTGCTTGCTGCAGGCATCTGGCTGATGATCGCCTCAACCAGGGGCTGGCCCGTCTCCACCACGCACTCCATTGTTGGCGCTATTGTCGGTTTTGCCGTGGCAGGCATCGGTGTGGATGCGGTTAACTGGGGTAAGATCGGCAGCATCGTCGCCAGCTGGCTCGTATCGCCTCTGATCGGCGGGGTTATCGCGTTATTGCTGATGCTCAGTATCCGAAAACTGATCCTCAACACCGAAAACCCCTTTGATAAGGCGAAGACCTGGGGGCCTGTCTATATCTTCCTGGTGGGCTGGATAGTCTCCCTGGTCACCATGTTCAAAGGGCTTAAGCACCTCAAACTTGAGTTTACTGCAGTAGAGAGCTTTGTGGCGGCTACGATTTTCGGCATTTTTGTTGCCATTATCGGCAAGGTACTGATCAACCGCATCCAGGTTGATGAAAGCGCAGACAAAGATTACCACTATGCCAGCGTGGAGAAGGCCTTCACCCCCATGATGATTTTTACCGCATGCGCCATGGCCTTCGCTCATGGCTCCAATGATGTGGCCAACGGCATCGGCCCCATGGCGGCAGTAGTCTCCGTTGTCCAGAACACTGGTGACATTGGTCAGAAGGCGGGTCTTCCTCTCTGGATTCTGGTGCTTGGCGGTGTTGGTATAGTGCTCGGCCTGGCTACCATGGGCTACAAGGTAATGCAGACTATCGGCACCAAGATAACCGAGTTGACGCCGACCCGTGGCTACTGCGCCACCTTGGCGGCGGCGACCACTGTGGTACTTGCCTCCAAAACCGGTCTGCCGGTTTCCACCACCCAGATTGCCGTTGGTGCGGTAATGGGTGTGGGCCTGGCGCGGGGTGTTGGAGCGATTGACCTTCGCGTGGTCGGTAATATTGTGCTGTCCTGGTTTATAACCCTGCCCGCAGGTGGCATCTTGGCAGCGGCCTTCTTCTTCCTGTTCAAGGGCATCTTCAGCTAA
- a CDS encoding TIGR00153 family protein has translation MRTTNPIASLLGSSPFKPLQAHMRIVNECVTEVPALFDALVAGDNTALVEQKDKIFAKEGEADTLKHDLRAHLPKSLFMPVDRRDLLELLDLQDTIANVAQDIAGLMTERDMSVPEGMAEPLAAFVLRCIDTCNHAATIIEELDELIESGFRGRDASRVQEMVEALSKLEDETDDMGIALAQSLFAMEDDLKPVSVMFWYQMLQWIGDLADYGEKVGDRMLLLIAR, from the coding sequence ATGCGGACTACCAACCCTATTGCTTCCCTGTTGGGAAGCAGCCCGTTCAAGCCTCTGCAGGCCCATATGCGCATCGTTAATGAGTGCGTTACTGAGGTTCCTGCCCTGTTTGATGCCCTGGTGGCGGGAGACAACACGGCACTTGTCGAGCAGAAAGACAAGATTTTTGCGAAAGAAGGCGAAGCAGACACCCTCAAGCACGATTTGAGGGCTCACTTGCCAAAAAGCCTGTTCATGCCGGTCGATCGCCGTGACCTGCTGGAGTTACTGGACCTGCAGGACACCATTGCCAATGTAGCACAGGATATCGCCGGCTTGATGACGGAGCGTGATATGTCGGTGCCGGAGGGCATGGCCGAGCCATTGGCCGCCTTTGTGCTGCGCTGTATCGATACCTGCAATCACGCCGCAACCATCATCGAAGAGCTGGATGAGCTGATCGAAAGCGGCTTCCGGGGGCGCGATGCCTCCAGGGTACAGGAGATGGTCGAAGCGCTCAGCAAGCTGGAAGATGAGACCGACGACATGGGAATTGCGCTCGCTCAAAGCCTGTTCGCGATGGAAGATGATCTTAAACCCGTCTCTGTCATGTTCTGGTACCAGATGCTGCAGTGGATTGGAGACCTGGCGGATTACGGTGAGAAGGTTGGTGACCGTATGCTTCTTTTGATTGCTCGCTGA
- a CDS encoding GNAT family N-acetyltransferase produces the protein MRDENGRLVGAAPFYVSELRLLKVLRFRTLRMMADYATGSEYADWIVDPNMDKAVLSAIADALLAAKSDWDTIWMPRIAGWTGAMERIKAACKEKGLLHHSRTTIFSYFDLPVSMKLYEESFSPKHRQQMRRKRRKLLNTEGVEVVLCEKPEDLPRFIETLFELHYRRWQLEGQEGTFRRKPYEAEFYRQFSRIALKNDWLWLMALTDHGEIKSIQIGYVYDGVFLQLQEGFDPDYAQGSGNVLRTEVIERCIDAGLSGYDFLGGGSEHKRRWGAQERDGYDLSIGHPSKLKTKLLFLYEIWPSGRFFEEIGLLGGV, from the coding sequence GTGCGCGATGAAAATGGACGACTGGTTGGAGCGGCGCCATTTTATGTCTCGGAACTGCGTCTGCTAAAAGTGCTCCGATTCCGCACACTGCGCATGATGGCGGACTACGCTACCGGCTCTGAGTACGCTGACTGGATCGTTGATCCGAATATGGATAAGGCGGTCCTGTCTGCCATTGCAGATGCCCTCCTGGCTGCAAAGTCGGATTGGGATACCATCTGGATGCCCCGCATTGCGGGCTGGACCGGGGCCATGGAGAGAATCAAGGCAGCCTGCAAAGAAAAAGGGCTGTTGCACCACTCGCGTACCACCATCTTCAGCTACTTCGATCTCCCTGTCTCGATGAAGCTTTATGAAGAGAGTTTCTCCCCCAAGCACCGACAGCAGATGCGCCGCAAGCGCCGCAAATTACTCAATACAGAAGGTGTCGAGGTGGTGCTCTGTGAAAAACCAGAGGATCTTCCCCGATTCATCGAGACCCTGTTTGAATTACACTACCGACGCTGGCAGCTCGAGGGCCAGGAAGGCACCTTCCGCCGCAAACCCTACGAGGCTGAATTCTATCGTCAGTTTTCCCGCATCGCCCTGAAGAACGACTGGCTGTGGCTGATGGCACTCACTGACCACGGGGAGATCAAATCGATCCAGATCGGCTACGTCTACGACGGTGTCTTTCTGCAGCTGCAGGAGGGCTTTGACCCCGACTATGCACAAGGCTCAGGCAATGTGTTGCGTACTGAAGTGATTGAGCGGTGCATCGACGCAGGTCTCTCCGGTTACGACTTTCTCGGGGGCGGAAGCGAGCATAAACGGCGATGGGGGGCGCAAGAACGGGATGGTTATGATCTGTCTATCGGGCACCCGTCCAAGCTGAAGACCAAACTACTCTTCTTATATGAAATCTGGCCCTCTGGCCGTTTTTTCGAAGAGATCGGCCTGCTGGGTGGCGTCTGA
- a CDS encoding IS1595 family transposase yields MAMNPIQFQAGMSLNELFEHYGAEEQCEAALETARWPQGFVCAHCGGTTHSRFHEGQHTYWQCSACRHQTSLRSGTIFHGSKLPLRKWFQAMFLISQSKNNISALELKRHIGVSYPSAWRVKHKIMQVMDEREERRTLQGDIVVVDDAYLGGGHQGKAGRGSENKVPFVAAVQLDEDGHPQVVRFDPVPGFKQIDIQNWAERYLVASSHVLSDGLNCFTAVEQAGMTHQREVVGTHRRSTDMPCFAWINILLGNLKTAITGTYHAFGFRKYAHRYLAEYQYRFNRRFDLKAMLPRLIRAAATTVPRSEAWLRLAEH; encoded by the coding sequence ATGGCGATGAACCCGATTCAGTTTCAGGCCGGTATGAGTTTGAACGAGTTGTTTGAACATTATGGCGCCGAAGAACAATGCGAGGCGGCACTGGAAACTGCACGCTGGCCCCAAGGTTTTGTTTGCGCACATTGTGGTGGCACGACCCATAGCCGATTTCATGAAGGACAACACACATACTGGCAATGTAGCGCCTGCCGCCACCAGACGAGTTTGCGTTCGGGCACGATTTTCCATGGTTCGAAGTTGCCACTGCGCAAATGGTTTCAGGCGATGTTCCTGATCAGCCAGTCGAAGAACAACATATCTGCATTGGAGTTGAAGCGTCATATCGGTGTGTCCTATCCGAGCGCGTGGCGGGTCAAACACAAGATCATGCAGGTTATGGACGAACGCGAGGAAAGACGCACCTTGCAGGGTGATATCGTGGTGGTGGATGATGCCTATCTTGGCGGTGGACACCAAGGCAAGGCAGGACGGGGATCAGAGAACAAAGTTCCTTTCGTGGCGGCGGTTCAGTTGGATGAGGACGGTCACCCGCAGGTTGTTCGCTTTGATCCAGTGCCTGGATTCAAGCAGATCGATATCCAGAACTGGGCCGAACGGTATTTGGTCGCCTCAAGCCACGTACTCAGTGATGGGCTGAATTGTTTTACCGCTGTTGAGCAGGCTGGTATGACCCATCAGCGAGAGGTGGTTGGAACGCATAGGCGCAGTACCGATATGCCTTGCTTCGCATGGATCAATATCCTGCTGGGCAATCTGAAAACGGCGATTACGGGCACCTATCATGCGTTTGGATTTCGCAAATATGCTCATCGTTACTTGGCCGAATACCAATATCGATTCAATCGCAGATTCGATCTGAAAGCCATGCTACCCCGCCTGATTCGGGCCGCTGCTACGACAGTGCCGCGATCTGAGGCGTGGCTTCGGCTGGCTGAACATTAG
- a CDS encoding 4'-phosphopantetheinyl transferase superfamily protein encodes MSHHSNPASLFPRAIVTITATPEMWETPVLEKEEALIAGSVHKRRREFRAGRHCAHQALKCLGLEVTPLLRGERREPIWPQGYLGSISHCDGYALAACALQGDIVGIGIDVEPLSPLKRDVEQLIHTERERRFMQANPEIPERLIFSAKESLYKCYYPLVKQFFDFQEVELAIDLTTRCFSFSSQPEAGISFPAYAKFHGSFLNTGSHLITGCYLTR; translated from the coding sequence ATGTCCCATCACTCCAACCCCGCCAGCCTCTTCCCCAGAGCCATTGTGACCATCACCGCTACACCGGAGATGTGGGAGACACCCGTCTTAGAGAAGGAGGAGGCGCTGATCGCCGGGTCGGTGCATAAACGGCGAAGAGAGTTCCGTGCCGGTCGCCACTGTGCCCACCAGGCACTGAAGTGTCTGGGACTGGAGGTTACACCCTTGCTGCGGGGAGAGCGACGGGAGCCAATATGGCCACAGGGCTATCTGGGCAGCATCAGCCACTGCGACGGCTACGCACTGGCTGCCTGCGCTTTACAGGGGGATATCGTCGGAATCGGTATCGACGTAGAACCGTTAAGCCCACTCAAACGCGACGTGGAGCAGTTGATTCATACTGAAAGAGAGCGCCGGTTCATGCAGGCCAATCCGGAAATTCCAGAGCGTCTGATCTTCAGCGCAAAAGAGAGTCTCTACAAATGCTACTACCCACTAGTGAAGCAATTCTTTGACTTTCAAGAGGTGGAGTTGGCGATTGATCTTACAACACGCTGTTTCTCCTTTTCTTCCCAACCGGAGGCCGGGATATCTTTTCCTGCCTACGCCAAGTTCCACGGCAGTTTCTTGAACACCGGCAGCCACTTGATAACGGGTTGTTATCTGACCCGATGA